A window of the Lepus europaeus isolate LE1 chromosome 5, mLepTim1.pri, whole genome shotgun sequence genome harbors these coding sequences:
- the SLC6A17 gene encoding sodium-dependent neutral amino acid transporter SLC6A17 has translation MPKNSKVTQREHSNEHVTESVADLLALEEPVDYKQSVLNVAGEAGGKQKAEEEELDAEDRPAWNSKLQYILAQIGFSVGLGNIWRFPYLCQKNGGGAYLVPYLVLLIIIGIPLFFLELAVGQRIRRGSIGVWHYVCPRLGGIGFSSCIVCLFVGLYYNVIIGWSIFYFFKSFQYPLPWSECPVVRNGTMAVVEAECEKSSATTYFWYREALDISNSISESGGLNWKMTLCLLVAWSIVGMAVVKGIQSSGKVMYFSSLFPYVVLACFLVRGLLLRGAVDGILHMFTPKLDKMLDPQVWREAATQVFFALGLGFGGVIAFSSYNKQDNNCHFDAALVSFINFFTSVLATLVVFAVLGFKANIMNEKCVVENAEKILGYLNSNVLSRDLIPPHVNFSHLTTKDYAEMYNVIKTVKEGQFSALGLDPCLLEDELDKSVQGTGLAFIAFTEAMTHFPASPFWSVMFFLMLINLGLGSMIGTMAGITTPIIDTFKVPKEMFTVGCCVFAFFVGLLFVQRSGNYFVTMFDDYSATLPLTVIVILENIAVAWIYGTKKFMQELTEMLGFRPYRFYYYMWKFVSPLCMAVLTTASIIQLGVTPPGYSAWIREEAAERYLYFPNWAMALLITLIVVATLPIPVAFVLRHFHLLSDGSNTLSVSYKKGRMMKDISNLEENDETRFILSKVPSEAPSPMPTHRSYLGPGSASPLETSGNPNGRYGSGYLLAGTPESEL, from the exons ATGCCGAAGAACAGCAAGGTGACCCAGCGGGAACACAGCAACGAGCATGTCACCGAGTCGGTGGCCGACCTGCTGGCCCTCGAGGAGCCCGTGGACTATAAGCAGAGCGTGCTGAACGTGGCCGGTGAGGCAGGCGGCAagcagaaggcagaggaggaggagctggacgCTGAGGACCGGCCGGCCTGGAACAGCAAGCTGCAGTACATCCTGGCCCAGATTGGCTTCTCTGTGGGCCTCGGGAACATCTGGAGGTTCCCCTACCTGTGCCAGAAGAATGGAGGAG GTGCGTACCTGGTGCCCTACCTGGTGCTGCTGATCATCATCGGGATCCCCCTCTTCTTCCTGGAGCTGGCCGTGGGCCAGAGGATCCGCCGTGGCAGCATCGGGGTGTGGCACTACGTGTGCCCCCGCCTGGGTGGCATCGGCTTCTCCAGCTGCATT GTCTGCCTCTTTGTCGGGCTGTACTACAACGTGATCATCGGCTGGAGCATTTTCTACTTCTTCAAGTCCTTCCAGTACCCGCTGCCCTGGAGCGAGTGTCCTGTTGTCAGGAACGGGACCATGGCAG TGGTGGAGGCAGAGTGTGAGAAGAGCTCAGCCACCACCTACTTCTGGTACCGGGAGGCCTTGGATATCTCCAACTCCATCTCCGAGAGCGGCGGCCTCAACTGGAAGATGACCCTGTGCCTCCTCGTGGCCTGGAGCATCGTGGGCATGGCTGTGGTGAAGGGCATCCAGTCCTCGGGGAAG GTGATGTACTTCAGCTCTCTCTTCCCCTACGTGGTGCTGGCCTGCTTTCTGGTCCGGGGGCTGCTGCTGCGAGGGGCGGTAGACGGCATCCTGCACATGTTCACTCCCAAG ctggaCAAGATGCTGGACCCGCAGGTGTGGCGGGAGGCGGCCACACAGGTCTTCTttgccctggggctgggcttcGGCGGCGTCATCGCCTTCTCCAGCTACAACAAGCAGGACAACAACTGCCACTTCGACGCCGCCCTGGTGTCCTTCATCAACTTCTTCACCTCAGTGCTGGCCACCCTCGTGGTGTTTGCCGTGCTGGGCTTCAAGGCCAACATCATGAATGAGAAGTGTGTGGTCGA GAACGCCGAGAAGATCCTGGGGTACCTCAACTCCAACGTCTTGAGCCGGGACCTCATCCCGCCCCACGTCAACTTCTCGCACCTGACCACCAAGGACTACGCGGAGATGTACAACGTCATCAAGACCGTGAAGGAGGGCCAGTTCTCAgcgctgggcctggacccctgcctccTGGAGGACGAGCTGGACAAG TCCGTGCAGGGAACAGGCCTGGCTTTCATCGCCTTCACTGAGGCCATGACGCACTTCCCCGCCTCCCCGTTCTGGTCGGTCATGTTCTTCCTGATGCTCATCAACCTGGGCCTGGGCAGCATGATCGGGACCATGGCGGGCATCACCACGCCCATCATCGACACCTTCAAGGTGCCCAAGGAGATGTTCACAG TGGGCTGCTGTGTCTTTGCATTCTTCGTGGGGCTGTTGTTCGTCCAGCGCTCCGGAAACTACTTTGTCACCATGTTTGACGACTACTCGGCCACCCTGCCGCTCACCGTCATCGTCATCCTTGAGAACATCGCTGTGGCCTGGATCTACGGCACCAAGAA GTTCATGCAGGAGCTGACGGAGATGCTGGGCTTCCGGCCCTACCGCTTCTATTACTACATGTGGAAGTTTGTGTCTCCACTGTGCATGGCTGTGCtcaccacagccagcatcatccAGCTGGGCGTCACACCCCCTGGCTACAGTGCCTGGatcagggaggag GCTGCCGAGCGCTACCTGTATTTCCCCAACTGGGCCATGGCGCTGCTGATCACCCTGATCGTCGTGGCGACGCTGCCCATCCCCGTGGCGTTCGTGCTGCGGCACTTCCACCTGCTGTCCGACGGCTCCAACACCCTCTCGGTGTCCTACAAGAAGGGCCGCATGATGAAGGACATCTCCAACCTGGAGGAGAACGACGAGACTCGCTTCATCCTCAGCAAGGTGCCCAGTGAGGCGCCTTCCCCCATGCCCACCCACCGCTCCTATCTGGGGCCTGGCAGCGCGTCGCCCCTGGAGACCAGCGGCAACCCCAACGGACGCTACGGGAGCGGCTACCTCCTGGCTGGCACCCCTGAGTCAGAGCTGTGA
- the LOC133760504 gene encoding eukaryotic translation initiation factor 3 subunit M-like — protein sequence MNKGVEKYWMCLRPWSPTWVHVGASQARVDAHRCIVRALKDPNAFLFDHLLTLKPVKFLEGELIHDLLTIFVSAKLASYVKFYQNNKDFIDSLGLLHEQNMAKMRLLTFMGMAVENKEISFDTMQQELQIGADDVEAFVIDAVRTKMVYCKIDQTQRKVVVSHSTHRTFGKQQWQQLYDTLNAWKQNLNKVKNSLLSLSDT from the exons ATGAACAAGGGTGTGGAAAAGTACTGGATGTGCTTGAGGCCATG gtctcccacgtgggtgcacgtgGGTGCTTCCCAGGCTCGAGTTGATGCCCACAGGTGTATTGTACGAGCACTGAAAGAcccaaatgcatttctttttgaCCATCTTCTTACTTTGAAACCAGTGAAGTTTTTGGAAGGCGAGCTTATTCATGATCTTTTAACCATTTTTGTCAGTGCTAAATTGGCATCATATGTCAAGTTCTATCAGAATAATAAAGACTTCATTGATTCACTTGGGCTATTACACGAACAGAATATGGCAAAAATGAGACTACTTACTTTTATGGGAATGGCAGTAGAAAACAAGGAAATTTCTTTTGATACAATGCAGCAAGAACTGCAGATTGGAGCTGATGATGTTGAAGCATTTGTTATTGATGCGGTAAGAACTAAAATGGTCTACTGCAAAATTGATCAGACTCAGAGAAAAGTAGTTGTCAGTCATAGCACACATCGGACATTCGGAAAACAGCAGTGGCAACAACTGTATGATACACTCAATGCCTGGAAACAAAACTTGAACAAAGTGAAAAACAGCCTTTTGAGTCTTTCTGATACCTGA